The following are encoded in a window of Ranitomeya variabilis isolate aRanVar5 chromosome 8, aRanVar5.hap1, whole genome shotgun sequence genomic DNA:
- the LOC143788236 gene encoding uncharacterized protein LOC143788236, whose protein sequence is MNSNKSWNTEHHDLDGRDSTPILREKTTVPRKSYYLMGIAFLLLCTISTVIYAEDILHRETDTSEVNEPFRRTLHSRKPRGSSLQNLKDEDIPDNSVDITGNICMGYGVKCCIELHFIHDTDIILHATTGPKAGFIQLQGDYVHNNKTGTWECNPTDVLYWNIEIRGEEKAVWSGDITNDMITKGKVGTSKTDNWLKTQLFGKTLDPSLLSITEGDEDWVKTWNFQITREPVQVQVSVIFTVTNTIVPEVRVTPQTVHRQENMSPLSLKCNTRLELPSESLLTWTKDNLFLGSFASGPTNVIHRGQSGNVRWLNKNFIFSVDNPSPKDSGLYQCCVLTKNNYKQCKNVNVNIWSAVDNVCTQTRFQPSTPFQINQFQSKPILRDGVFMTMIWTFNMSNWKISSRYPQCQSHLINMEIGIEQWFGKRTPTQVRSKRGVLEGILGGLGTVGSLINTMDIHTLKSDLENIGYIGGKGVKIQKSLNQVLEKMVLTTASVLGSSVSHLQDATLALIESEQESQVAKTCLEIQIEYSTNLKMIAQALQSGITPLGLMRNLPTEYSFALNHTDLWVNKWLGCDQDICVGTSLIPVSGREETLVPITVLGIPVSHTQLLYYQLQYTDFAFDGTNTEQLDISSCLNFVSKVMCLPGQDKVIYHSCFNNHTSCHARVENVHTIHD, encoded by the coding sequence atgaattccaataagagctggaatacggaacaccatgaccttgatggaagggattcaacaccaatccttcgagaaaagacgacagttcccaggaaaagttactatctgatgggaatcgcatttctgctgctatgtactatttcaactgtgatctacgcagaagacatcttacatcgtgaaacagacactagtgaagtgaatgaacctttcagaagaactctacattcgaggaaaccaagaggatcaagtttacaaaaccttaaagatgaagatataccggacaattcagtagatattactggaaacatctgcatgggttatggggtgaaatgctgtattgagctacacttcatacacgacactgacataatattacatgctactacaggacctaaggctgggtttatacagttacaaggagattatGTACACAATAATAAGACGGGTACATGGGAATGTAATCCTACAGATGTGTTATACTGGAATATAGAGATAAGAGGTGAAGAGAAAGCAGTGTGGTCAGGAGATATTACAAATGATATGATCACAAAAGGGAAAGTTGGAACATCCAAAACAGATAATTGGTTGAAAACACAACTTTTTGGGAAAACTTtagatccttcattactttctattacagaaggagatgaagattgggtaaaaacatggaacttccagataactagagaaccagtacaagtacaggtatctgtaatttttacagtaacaaatactatagTTCCAGAAGTAAGGGTTACACCACAAACAGTACATAGACAAGAAAATATGTCTCCTTTGTCattaaaatgcaacacaaggtTAGAGTTACCTTCGGAATCTCTGTTAACCTGGACCAAAGATAATTTATTTTTGGGAAGTTTTGCAAGTGGTCCAACAAATGTTATACACAGAGGTCAATCCGGAAATGTGAGATGGTtgaataagaattttattttttctgtagataatccatctcctaaggattctggactttaccaatgttgcgttttaacgaaaaataattacaaacaatgcaaaaatgtaaatgtaaatataTGGTCAGCAGTAGATAATGTTTGCACACAGACAAGATTTCAACCATCTACTCCTTTCCAAATTAACCAATTCCAATCTAAACCTATATTACGAGATGGAGTGTTTATGACTATGATATGGACTTTTAATATGTCTAACTGGAAAATCTCTTCTAGATATCCCCaatgtcaatcacatctcattaatatggaaataggaatagaacaatggtttgggaaaagaactccaacacaagttagaagtaagaggggagtgttggaaggaattttggggggattaggtacagtaggaagtctaattaacactatggacatacatacacttaaatcagatttggaaaatattgggtatatcggaggtaaaggagtaaagattcagaaaagtttgaatcaagttcttgagaaaatggttttgactactgcttctgtattggggtcttctgtctcacatctacaagatgctactttagcattaatagaaagtgaacaggaatctcaagtggccaaaacatgtctagaaattcagattgaatattccaccaatctaaaaatgattgcacaagccttacaaagtggaattactcctttaggactaatgagaaatttgcctacagaatatagttttgcattaaatcatacagatttgtgggtaaataaatggttaggatgtgaccaggatatttgtgtaggaacatcactgataccagtgtcgggaagagaagaaaccctagttcctataactgttctgggaattcctgttagtcacacacaattgctatattatcaattacagtacacagattttgcatttgacggaacaaacactgaacaattagacatttcttcatgtttaaattttgtttctaaggtaatgtgtttacctggacaggataaagtcatttatcattcatgtttcaataatcatacctcatgtcatgccagagttgagaatgtacacacgatccatgactga